In Alicyclobacillus macrosporangiidus CPP55, a single window of DNA contains:
- the thiO gene encoding glycine oxidase ThiO, with product MSRGYDSIVLGGGAIGCTIAWRLAQTGRRVLLLERGHIGGEASGAAAGMLGAQLEVGAPGPFYALCLESRGMYPAFAAALLEETGIDIQYVHNGILQIARRPEEAEALQRAMAWQTAHGGRAEWMDPQDIQTLEPDAAPGLGGLLLPDDGNVAAPLLMRALARTVHRRCEVREGAEVIAIAPEGGCVRVRTADGEFSADTLVVAAGAWAGRFVEGLGVNFAIRPVKGQLLAVRPRSGHGITRTLHTDEVYLVPKRDGTVVVGATEEHGAGYNRDLTADALLHLLQGLRRAAPGLADAVFDRAWIGLRPGSPRGEPLLGPVPEHPNVHLAVGHFRNGILLSPVTGAILAASVAGEPWPERWRPFSVEAWRADAAGSDAKREVHAP from the coding sequence ATGAGCCGGGGGTATGACAGCATCGTGTTGGGCGGCGGGGCCATCGGCTGCACCATTGCCTGGCGCCTGGCGCAGACCGGGAGGCGGGTGCTGCTGCTGGAGCGCGGGCACATCGGCGGCGAGGCGTCGGGCGCGGCGGCCGGGATGCTCGGCGCTCAGCTGGAGGTGGGCGCGCCTGGGCCGTTTTACGCCCTGTGCCTGGAGAGCCGCGGGATGTACCCCGCGTTCGCCGCAGCGTTGCTGGAGGAGACCGGGATAGACATCCAGTACGTCCACAACGGCATCCTGCAGATCGCCCGCCGCCCGGAGGAGGCAGAGGCCCTGCAGCGCGCGATGGCCTGGCAGACGGCCCACGGCGGACGAGCTGAGTGGATGGATCCGCAGGACATCCAAACCCTCGAGCCGGACGCGGCGCCGGGTTTGGGCGGGCTGCTGCTGCCGGACGACGGCAACGTGGCGGCGCCGCTCCTGATGCGGGCGCTGGCACGGACAGTCCACCGCCGCTGCGAAGTGCGCGAGGGTGCGGAGGTGATTGCCATCGCGCCGGAGGGGGGCTGCGTGCGGGTGCGGACGGCGGACGGAGAGTTTTCAGCCGACACCCTGGTGGTTGCGGCCGGCGCATGGGCGGGCCGGTTTGTGGAAGGGTTGGGCGTGAACTTCGCCATCCGGCCCGTGAAGGGGCAGCTGTTGGCGGTGCGTCCTCGCTCTGGCCACGGCATCACGCGGACGCTCCACACAGACGAGGTGTACCTGGTGCCCAAGCGGGACGGCACGGTGGTGGTCGGCGCCACGGAGGAGCACGGCGCCGGGTACAACCGCGACCTCACGGCCGACGCCCTGCTGCACCTGCTTCAAGGGCTGCGGCGGGCGGCGCCCGGCCTGGCGGATGCGGTGTTCGATCGCGCCTGGATCGGCCTTCGTCCCGGATCCCCCAGGGGGGAACCATTGCTCGGGCCAGTGCCGGAGCACCCGAACGTCCACCTGGCCGTGGGCCATTTCCGCAACGGCATCCTGCTGTCGCCGGTGACCGGGGCGATCCTCGCCGCCTCC
- the thiE gene encoding thiamine phosphate synthase: MEPVLHVVSDRQRHTLPLPEALALAALGGAHVLQIREKKAPAAEVYDLCLEVQARCQEAGVRPKLFVNDRIDIAIAIGADGVHLAAKSLPVAVVRRIAEQSGWRGVIGCSVHSLEEALAAEAAGADYVTFGHVYASESHPGVPPRGVYALRRVVEAVDIPVIAIGGIDYTNVSAVLATGCHGVAVIGAVLNQPDPRAAAARIVEQMRAERRKSDEPGV, translated from the coding sequence GTGGAACCGGTTCTGCACGTCGTGAGCGATCGCCAGCGGCACACCCTGCCTCTGCCGGAGGCCTTGGCGCTGGCCGCTCTGGGCGGCGCGCACGTCCTCCAGATCCGCGAGAAGAAAGCCCCCGCGGCTGAGGTATACGACCTGTGCCTGGAGGTGCAGGCCCGCTGCCAGGAGGCTGGAGTACGGCCGAAGCTGTTCGTGAACGACCGGATCGACATCGCGATCGCCATCGGAGCGGACGGGGTGCATCTGGCGGCCAAGTCCCTGCCGGTGGCGGTGGTAAGGCGGATCGCCGAGCAGAGCGGCTGGCGGGGCGTGATCGGCTGTTCGGTCCACTCGCTCGAGGAGGCCTTGGCCGCAGAGGCGGCGGGGGCAGATTACGTCACGTTCGGCCACGTGTACGCCAGCGAGTCCCACCCGGGGGTTCCGCCGCGCGGGGTCTACGCCTTGCGGCGGGTGGTGGAGGCGGTCGACATTCCCGTGATCGCCATCGGCGGGATCGATTACACCAACGTCTCCGCCGTGCTCGCCACGGGCTGCCACGGAGTCGCGGTCATCGGCGCGGTCCTCAACCAGCCCGACCCGCGGGCGGCGGCCGCGCGCATCGTGGAGCAGATGCGAGCGGAGAGGAGGAAATCGGATGAGCCGGGGGTATGA
- a CDS encoding DUF6199 family natural product biosynthesis protein, with amino-acid sequence MGIGLLLLIVGGVHALFPRFCWFLSIGWKLRDAEPSDLYLGVSRFLGSLAGIGGLVVLLVSVVQNRVEAGTAISWQSVQAHLAAGNIASVRTSSGQAVKTTPEELDALHRGIRDLSPDSFQADSGSFHGFGSVTITCKDGFQATLIQLDPDSEVGIAVGDARLAPTFTAHSSELHEWIDEVSVTAWDTIPPADGIG; translated from the coding sequence TTGGGCATCGGATTGCTGCTGTTGATCGTGGGCGGCGTGCACGCCCTGTTTCCGCGATTCTGTTGGTTCTTGTCCATCGGCTGGAAGCTTCGCGATGCCGAACCGAGCGACCTATACCTCGGTGTGTCGCGCTTCCTGGGGAGTCTCGCGGGGATCGGCGGGCTAGTGGTCCTCTTGGTGAGCGTGGTTCAAAACCGCGTTGAGGCGGGCACCGCCATCTCCTGGCAGTCGGTCCAGGCCCACCTGGCCGCCGGCAATATCGCCTCCGTCCGGACGTCTTCCGGACAGGCTGTGAAGACGACACCGGAGGAGCTCGACGCCCTCCATCGGGGCATTCGAGACCTGTCCCCGGACAGCTTCCAAGCGGACTCCGGATCGTTCCACGGGTTCGGATCCGTCACGATCACCTGCAAGGACGGCTTTCAAGCGACCCTCATTCAGCTGGACCCGGACAGCGAAGTCGGCATCGCCGTCGGTGACGCCCGGTTGGCGCCCACCTTCACCGCCCACAGCTCAGAACTTCACGAATGGATTGACGAGGTGTCGGTCACAGCCTGGGATACGATCCCTCCGGCGGACGGCATCGGCTGA
- a CDS encoding SPL family radical SAM protein, with amino-acid sequence MPVDAPQFEPITSKQVMNRVNSPGMPFRWSLNPYRGCAHGCSFCYARETHVYLGMGADDSFRTHILVKENAAEALEDQLRRMLRRHGGRLSALHEEIGVLAIGTATDPYQPVEARAKRTRACLEVLARYRVPVSITTRSPLILRDLDLLREMDVRSIHLSVHTLDKDIWRRLEPATPHPAKRLETVQSLVDHGLNAGIFLAPILPCLTDSTPALEAVIQAAAAHGTRFVVPSVLRLTPDVKRWFFSVVGAHYPKHLPALRRLYTRAYPPAAYVDPLLGRIHRLTARYGVSEWVPKVAPKAAPPVRPEETLEAVASGLPEAGIQLSLGL; translated from the coding sequence ATGCCGGTGGACGCGCCGCAGTTTGAGCCCATCACGTCCAAACAGGTGATGAACCGGGTCAACAGCCCCGGCATGCCGTTTCGCTGGTCGCTCAACCCGTACCGGGGCTGTGCCCACGGCTGCAGTTTCTGTTACGCCCGCGAGACGCACGTGTACCTCGGCATGGGGGCGGACGACTCGTTCCGGACGCACATCCTCGTCAAGGAAAACGCCGCCGAGGCCCTCGAGGACCAGCTGCGGCGAATGCTGCGCCGCCACGGCGGGAGGCTGTCGGCGTTGCACGAGGAGATCGGCGTGCTCGCCATCGGCACCGCCACGGACCCGTATCAGCCGGTGGAAGCGCGTGCGAAGCGGACCCGCGCTTGCCTGGAGGTGCTCGCCCGCTACCGGGTTCCTGTGTCCATCACCACCCGCTCGCCGCTGATCCTGCGCGATCTCGACCTGTTGCGCGAGATGGACGTCCGCTCCATCCACCTCAGCGTCCACACGCTCGATAAGGACATCTGGCGGCGGCTCGAGCCAGCGACGCCTCACCCGGCAAAGCGCCTGGAGACGGTGCAGAGCCTGGTCGATCACGGGCTGAACGCCGGGATCTTCCTCGCCCCCATCCTGCCCTGTCTCACCGACAGCACGCCCGCCCTGGAGGCGGTCATCCAGGCGGCGGCCGCCCATGGCACCCGCTTCGTCGTCCCGTCGGTGCTGCGCCTGACGCCCGACGTCAAGCGGTGGTTCTTCTCGGTCGTCGGCGCGCACTATCCGAAACACCTGCCCGCCCTGCGGCGTCTGTACACGCGCGCGTACCCGCCCGCCGCCTATGTCGATCCGCTCCTCGGCCGCATCCACCGCCTCACCGCCCGCTACGGCGTATCCGAATGGGTCCCGAAGGTTGCGCCGAAGGCTGCGCCGCCCGTCCGCCCGGAGGAGACCCTGGAAGCGGTGGCATCCGGACTGCCGGAAGCCGGCATCCAACTCTCCCTCGGATTGTAA
- a CDS encoding ThiF family adenylyltransferase gives MDLRQGRYSRQVLFRPIGEAGQRRLMQARAAVIGMGALGTAIATQLARAGVGFVRLVDRDIVEPSNLQRQSLYDERDAEAALPKAEAAAAKLRQANGDVRIDPVVTDLTWRNAEDLLADVDVILDGTDNFQVRYLINDVAVKHGIPWAYGGAVSSYGTAAFIRPGHTPCLVCLFGPDPGGGHDTCDTVGVIAPVVSIIASLQVAEAMKYLTGNVDALHPGLVHVDVWHNAFRSVSFGPRRPDCPCCAGRTFASLEARTDSLTVSMCGRHTIQVRPERPGVGMERIAERLRHVGEVRMNPHLLRCDLGAVQITLFRDGRALIHGTDDPVEARSIYARYIGM, from the coding sequence ATGGATCTGCGGCAGGGGCGGTACTCGCGCCAGGTGTTGTTCCGGCCCATCGGTGAGGCGGGCCAGCGGCGGCTGATGCAGGCGAGGGCGGCGGTGATCGGCATGGGGGCCCTCGGTACGGCCATCGCCACGCAGCTGGCGCGCGCGGGCGTCGGGTTCGTGCGCCTGGTGGACCGGGACATCGTCGAGCCGTCCAATTTGCAGCGGCAGTCGCTGTACGATGAGCGGGACGCGGAGGCCGCTCTGCCGAAGGCGGAGGCGGCCGCCGCCAAGTTGAGGCAGGCGAACGGGGACGTGCGGATCGATCCGGTCGTCACCGATCTCACCTGGCGCAACGCGGAAGATCTCTTGGCGGATGTGGACGTCATCCTCGATGGGACGGACAACTTCCAGGTGCGGTACCTGATCAACGACGTGGCGGTCAAGCACGGCATCCCGTGGGCATACGGCGGCGCGGTCAGCTCCTACGGGACAGCGGCGTTCATCCGCCCGGGCCACACGCCGTGCCTGGTCTGCCTGTTCGGGCCGGACCCGGGCGGGGGGCACGACACGTGCGACACGGTCGGAGTGATTGCGCCGGTGGTCTCCATCATCGCGTCCTTGCAGGTGGCGGAGGCGATGAAGTACCTGACGGGCAATGTGGACGCGCTCCATCCGGGGCTCGTGCATGTGGACGTGTGGCACAACGCCTTTCGATCCGTCTCCTTCGGCCCCCGCAGACCGGATTGCCCGTGTTGCGCCGGACGTACATTCGCGTCGCTGGAGGCGCGCACAGACAGCCTGACGGTGTCGATGTGCGGCCGTCACACCATCCAGGTGCGCCCGGAGCGTCCGGGCGTGGGGATGGAGCGGATCGCGGAGCGACTGCGACATGTGGGGGAGGTGCGGATGAATCCGCACCTGCTGCGCTGCGATCTGGGTGCGGTGCAGATCACGCTCTTTCGCGACGGGCGGGCGCTCATCCACGGCACGGACGATCCGGTCGAGGCGCGAAGCATCTACGCCCGTTACATCGGAATGTGA